In Molothrus aeneus isolate 106 unplaced genomic scaffold, BPBGC_Maene_1.0 scaffold_34, whole genome shotgun sequence, a single window of DNA contains:
- the LOC136570443 gene encoding serine/threonine-protein kinase pim-1-like: protein MASRGGAWQGLPEARRSIGPADSIAVPPQRNGALVPLELVLLWMVSWPGFHGVVRLLDWFEVPEGFALVMEHPQRCQDPWYFLHEQRFLTEPVARGLFRQVLEAVQHCSSRGVLHRDIKAENVLVDLATGEAKLINFGCGTILQDTFYTRMSGTPEYSPLEWILFGCYHGQPATIWSLGILLYELVCGHLPFRTNKDIVQGQLVFPPRVSQECQHLIRWCLSTDPIHRPCLEDLFEHSWLQEPCLAQETAEMHPEHSRIQEPSKQQRHASRGTGRKPRSVSLRPRRGGESTAEEMLLPLVPTSCGGSGSVLPVLLEKWWQCSEGDMDWDRGNIPLQLNGIVMSPQAKAQLACSSGARRGAGNTILELATGGAEPIGFGCGPALKDTLCTPMKSR, encoded by the exons atggcgagccgcggcggggcctggcaggggctgcctgaggCGCGGCGCAGCATCGGCCCCGCAGACAGCATCGCGGTCCCCCCGCAGCGCAACGGCGCccttgtgcccctggagctggtgctgctgtggatggTGTCGTGGCCTGGCTTCCACGGCGTCGTGCGGCTCCTGGACTGGTTCGAGGTGCCCGAGGGCTTCGCGCTGGTCATGGAGCATCCGCAGCGCTGTCAGGACCCCTGGTACTTCCTGCACGAGCAGCGCTTCCTGACGGAGCCCGTGGCGCGGGGGCTGTtccgccaggtgctggaggccgtgcagcactgcagcagccgcgGCGTCCTGCACCGCGACATCAAGGCCGAGAACGTCCTCGTCGACCTGGCCACGGGCGAGGCGAAGCTCATCAACTTCGGCTGCGGCACGATCCTCCAGGACACATTCTACACCCGGATGTCAG GAACGCCGGAGTACAGCCCACTGGAGTGGATCCTCTTTGGCTGCTaccatggccagccagccactatctggtccctgggcatcctgctctatGAGCTGGTCTGCGGGCACCTTCCTTTCCGCACCAACAAGGACATCGTCCAGGGCCAGCTCGTCTTCCCGCCCCGGGTGTCTCAAG agtgccagcacctcatcagGTGGTGTTTATCCACGGACCCCATACACAGGCCATGCTTGGAGGACCTTTTTGAGcattcctggctgcaggagccctgcctggcccaggagacagcagagatgcaTCCTGAGCACAGTAGAatccaggagcccagcaagcagcagcggcACGCGTCTCGTGGCACTGGAAGAAAACCCCGGAGCGTTTCCCTGCGGCCGCGGCGCGGAGGAGAGAGCACAgccgaggagatgctgcttccgCTGGTCCCCAcgagctgtggagggagcggCTCCGTACTGCCCGTCCTATTGGAGAAGTGGTGGCAGTGCAGTGAAGGTGACATGGATTGGGACAGAGgaaacatccccctgcagctcaatgGCATCGTGATGTCCCCGCAAGCCAAGGCACAGCTGGCGTGTTCTTCTGGAGCACGAcgtggagctgggaacaccatcctggagctggccactggcggggcagagccaaTTGGTTTTGGCTGTGGCCCCGCCCTGAAGGACACGCTCTGCACTCCGATGAAATCAAGATGA